A genomic stretch from Canis lupus baileyi chromosome 3, mCanLup2.hap1, whole genome shotgun sequence includes:
- the LOC140626081 gene encoding syncytin-1-like produces MPRTCYSGKTPITCTSRHAEGTFWMSELSQTSRSPCSRYPKTGKVCWTYLSHVGLSDGGGVQDQAGQEQTRQRVIHQLQTSNQLTYKSISLDDIKKVPTTEQLTTALLNSSYNLWRNFSKTGDSNCWICFPFSTLSNIVGIPLPTNWTLPNSTITNQTVHIGPIGGNIPIINSSNSLTPAAANITNSSLPYCAPSGIFLSCPQGTYRCLTANDSLDCTFILLSPSTNIYSDSQLQSTLFLQYWRKRAAFLPFLIGAGITTGVATGVAGMGTSIDFYYKLSQALNDDMERIADSLTALQTQVTSLAAVTLQNRRALDLLTAEKGGTCLYLNEECCYFVNQSGIVTSKVKELRDRIQTRRQGSSFWGLDPHTWVTWLLPLAGPLCLILLLISVAPCLFRCLQERLQELTRVSVNQLLLHPYSRLPTSDYPYNDAPPSAGSSQSRVDAPNTII; encoded by the coding sequence ATGCCCAGAACTTGTTACTCAGGGAAGACACCCATCACCTGTACTTCAAGACATGCCGAAGGAACCTTTTGGATGTCTGAACTTTCTCAAACCAGCCGATCCCCTTGCAGCCGGTACCCCAAGACTGGTAAAGTATGCTGGACTTATCTAAGCCATGTGGGCCTCTCTGATGGGGGGGGAGTCCAAGACCAGGCTGGCCAGGAGCAGACCCGACAGAGGGTCATCCACCAACTCCAGACCTCAAACCAGTTGACCTATAAGAGTATTTCCCTTGATGACATCAAGAAAGTTCCCACCACCGAGCAGCTAACGACAGCCCTCCTAAATTCCAGCTATAACTTATGGCGAAATTTCTCCAAAACCGGGGACAGCAACTGCTGGATCTGTTTTCCCTTCTCTACACTCTCTAATATCGTAGGAATCCCTCTCCCAACTAATTGGACGCTCCCCAACTCCACGATCACCAATCAGACAGTCCATATTGGACCTATTGGGGGGAATATACCGATCATTAATTCCTCTAACTCTCTCACTCCTGCAGCTGCCAACATTACTAATTCCTCTCTTCCATACTGCGCCCCCTCGGGAATATTTCTCTCATGCCCCCAGGGCACTTACCGTTGTTTAACTGCTAATGATTCCCTAGACTGCACGTTTATCCTCCTGTCTCCCTCAACCAACATTTACTCCGATTCCCAGCTCCAGTCCACACTATTTCTCCAATACTGGAGAAAAAGGGCTGCCTTTCTCCCCTTTCTGATAGGAGCAGGAATAACTACTGGGGTCGCTACAGGAGTGGCGGGAATGGGAACTTCCATAGACTTTTATTATAAACTTTCCCAAGCTCTGAACGATGACATGGAACGGATCGCTGACTCCCTCACGGCCCTACAGACTCAGGTCACTAGTTTGGCAGCTGTTACCCTGCAAAATCGACGGGCTCTCGACCTTTTGACCGCCGAAAAAGGTGGAACCTGTCTGTACTTAAATGAGGAATGTTGCTATTTTGTTAATCAATCAGGTATAGTTACTTCCAAAGTTAAAGAACTCAGAGACCGAATCCAGACCAGGCGCCAGGGCTCGTCTTTCTGGGGCCTAGACCCCCACACTTGGGTAACATGGCTACTCCCTTTGGCGGGACCCCTATGCCTAATCCTTCTTCTCATCTCTGTCGCCCCTTGCTTGTTTCGATGTTTACAGGAACGCCTGCAAGAACTCACCCGGGTATCTGTCAACCAACTTTTACTTCACCCATACTCTCGCCTGCCCACATCCGACTACCCCTACAACGACGCCCCACCGTCAGCAGGAAGTAGCCAGAGCAGAGTCGACGCCCCCAACaccattatataa